The following are encoded together in the Triticum dicoccoides isolate Atlit2015 ecotype Zavitan chromosome 6B, WEW_v2.0, whole genome shotgun sequence genome:
- the LOC119325305 gene encoding uncharacterized protein LOC119325305 — translation MKFVIRSDLRCIYNDHINERLQEDFGNGNGVNKDMRQELGLAAWTEKSSQPSWTPRQVLRAMMPEAPAEKMGFDMMIKDAQETEKPNIMFARRLSYILIQTQVMIQQCSSPNSNSVERILAWEHARATVIVIFMPHISCFCHA, via the exons ATGAAG TTTGTGATAAGATCGGATTTGAGGTGTATTTATAACGATCACATAAATGAAAGGCTACAGGAAGATTTTGGAAATGGCAATGGTGTCAACAAAGACATGAGACAAGAG CTTGGACTGGCGGCATGGACTGAAAAATCGTCCCAACCATCTTGGACACCCAGGCAGGTGTTGCGAGCTATGATGCCCGAGGCACCCGCCGAGAAAATGGGGTTCGACATGATGATCAAGGATGCGCAGG AAACAGAGAAACCGAATATTATGTTTGCAAGACGGTTATCATATATTCTAATTCAGACACAAGTGATGATACAACAATGCTCTTCGCCAAATTCCAATTCAGTCGAGCGTATCTTAGCTTGGGAGCATGCCCGTGCAACAGTTATTGTCATCTTCATGCCCCATATAAGTTGCTTCTGTCATGCATAG
- the LOC119325909 gene encoding uncharacterized protein LOC119325909, with amino-acid sequence MAGVVLQRDRFVCCLESHGHHARAEAKAAATLNALCCALSPAAFAKPCRGAASVAPLLPKGKVKEGACVVLQQLAARIAVSNLQKYAKKFSEMIKDMSPHYNERSELFGS; translated from the exons ATGGCTGG CGTGGTGCTCCAGCGCGaccgcttcgtgtgctgcctcgagTCGCATGGCCACCATGCCCGCGCCGAGGCGAAGGCCGCTGCCACTCTCAACGCCCTCTGCTGCGCGCTCTCGCCGGCGGCGTTTGCAAAGCCTTGTCGTGGCGCTGCAagtgttgcccccctcctccccaagGGCAAGGTGAAGGAAGGTGCATGTGTGGTTCTTCAGCAGCTCGCAGCGAGGATTGCTGTGTCCAACCTGCAGAAGTATGCCAAGAAGTTCTCGGAGAT GATTAAGGACATGTCCCCGCACTACAACGAGAGATCTGAGCTGTTTGGAAGTTAG